The Pantoea vagans genome contains the following window.
TAGTTGGCACTGTTTAGCACAATCGATGGGCGACCAGGCCACAGCCAGCTGGGGATAAAGACATAGAAGTCACGCCAGATCGGTGCCAGCCCCTGGAAATCAATCTTGTCGTAGTTCTGCAACAACAGCGCCAGATTCTCCCAGGGTGAGAAGGTATCGCGCGTCAGATACAGGAAGGTATAGAAGGCTTCATCCCCCACCACGTCGAGGTTGTAACGGCGCAGCGCCAGCCAGAACATGCCCGCAATCGCCATCACGCCCGCCCCCACCAGCATCCACAGCGTAATCCAACCGCGCGTAATGCCAATAAACAGGAAAAGAGCAAAAGCGATAATGATATTCGCGCGAGTGCCCCCCACCAGCGCGTAGGTCAGCAGCCCAAACGCCACCGACACCAGCAAAAACCACAGCCACTGACGCTGCGTCGGATTGAGGAAATAGCGAATCAGCATCGCCGGGATGAAGAAGTAGAAGAAGCGCTTCAACGCCACGCCCGACACTTCACTGGAGAAAATCTGGTTGTAGGCTGAAAGCCTGAACAGCAGCAGGCCATTGTGCATAAAGAACACCGTCACGGTGCCGATCGCCACCAGAGCCAATAGCAAACAGGTGAGATGGGTTTCAACCCGATTCATCTGTAGCCAGGGTTTACGCGGCGGCGCAGTGACCGGACGTAATCGCACTTTGTAGCTGACGTAATAGATGGCGTAAAAACTGGTGGCGGCCAGCAGGGCCTGCAGCAAGAATTCCGGCGGCACCACTTCCACATTGAAGCGGAAAACCAACACGCAGGTGAGCGGAAAACCGAAGTAAAACGTCAGCAAAAACAGGATGGTAAAAAACAGGTGGAAGTTAAAGCGCACCCGTTTAAATTCCCGCCAGGTTAAGGTCAAGATAAAACCCAACGAAAACAGGTAAACCACCAGCAGACCACTAAACTGCATCAGGCTCATGTTCTCTCCCTTTCACTAAGGGTCAGCGCGTGGCGCCAGCCTGCCAGATAGCCAGGGGCGAAAAAGGCAATCAAGGATTTATCGCAGTGCGTCAGCTGTCGCTGCGCTTCCGCAACGCGGGCTGCATCCAGCACATCCTCACTGAACAACACCGGCAAGCCCTGCTCACTGAGATCGCGCCAGAACGGGTTCTTGCGGTTAAGCACAAACGGAATATTGGCCTGGATCAGCAAACAGAGCGTGCCAATCCCCTGCTGGCGCTCGAACATAAAATAGCCGAGCTGACAGCCACTGAGCAATTGCAGATAGGTGTCAAAATCTATCTTATCGCGTAATAAGCTCACCTGACCTTGTGGGAACAGGCGCTGCGCGGCGGTAGCAATCTCTGCGATATACGCGTGATTGTTATCCGGGTAACCGAGCGGCACCAGCACTTTCACCTTATCGCCAAACTGAGCATGAATCGCCTGTAAACCCTCAATATGGCGATTACTGCGATCGCCAGAGTTGCCTAAAAGCACGGTAAAATCATCGCTATGCGTTCCAGCGGGGACTGCAGCTTCTGGCATACGTGTCGGAAAATAGAGCAATGATGTTGGCACGCGGGGGTGACGTTGCTGGAAAGCGTGCAAATCGCCGCGCGTGGCGAACACATGTGCCAGACGGCGCTGGGCCA
Protein-coding sequences here:
- a CDS encoding TDP-N-acetylfucosamine:lipid II N-acetylfucosaminyltransferase: MTLFHVLGSDIPHHNHTVLRFFNEVMSRELPTDVPRQFMVVTTTPEALQVYTALHIETFTSKRALAQAVIQRAADRATRFFFHGQFNPQIWLALLSGKLRRQQAFWHIWGADLYEEGRGIKYQLFYLLRRLAQRRLAHVFATRGDLHAFQQRHPRVPTSLLYFPTRMPEAAVPAGTHSDDFTVLLGNSGDRSNRHIEGLQAIHAQFGDKVKVLVPLGYPDNNHAYIAEIATAAQRLFPQGQVSLLRDKIDFDTYLQLLSGCQLGYFMFERQQGIGTLCLLIQANIPFVLNRKNPFWRDLSEQGLPVLFSEDVLDAARVAEAQRQLTHCDKSLIAFFAPGYLAGWRHALTLSERERT
- the wzyE gene encoding ECA oligosaccharide polymerase, with the translated sequence MSLMQFSGLLVVYLFSLGFILTLTWREFKRVRFNFHLFFTILFLLTFYFGFPLTCVLVFRFNVEVVPPEFLLQALLAATSFYAIYYVSYKVRLRPVTAPPRKPWLQMNRVETHLTCLLLALVAIGTVTVFFMHNGLLLFRLSAYNQIFSSEVSGVALKRFFYFFIPAMLIRYFLNPTQRQWLWFLLVSVAFGLLTYALVGGTRANIIIAFALFLFIGITRGWITLWMLVGAGVMAIAGMFWLALRRYNLDVVGDEAFYTFLYLTRDTFSPWENLALLLQNYDKIDFQGLAPIWRDFYVFIPSWLWPGRPSIVLNSANYFTWEVLNNHSGLAISPTLIGSLLVMGGVWFIPLGAVAVGWLMKGFDSLYLQGRDTPNRYSGAILQSFCFGAVFNMIVLAREGLDAFGSRVVFFCVIFAACMAVAKMLYWLLARAGLIRARSEPVFHSLS